Within Brachyhypopomus gauderio isolate BG-103 chromosome 4, BGAUD_0.2, whole genome shotgun sequence, the genomic segment TGTTTGGGCTTGCTGACCCGAGGTGGCTCCCCATTGCACCACACTGGAAAACATGAAACATGAGTGTGATTTGAGTTTCCACACACTACTGTGTACCCAGGCTCAGTTACTTGCATATTCctccatgctgtgtgtgtgcttgtgtctgtgtgtgttaaggtCTTGCCCCAGGAACGGTGGTGATCACTGACAAAGCAGTGGATTCATTCTTCAGGGCCCAGTTTGAGCAAGTGGTTCTGGGTAAAGTTATCATCAGAAGCACGGAGCTGGATGAGGGCGTGGCCAAAGAGCTTTTGCATTGTTCCACAGAGTTGTCTGACTTTCCCACCGTCATTGGCAACACCATGTGCACTCATGATTTCTATGAAGGTAAACAGTTAGgattgtgttgtactgtgtgtttcAAGAGGTACTTACATATACAACCACACACTTGGACGTCATAACTCACAGAAGATTCTTTAATCCATTTTTCACATTTCGTTATAAATGTTCACCTGATTGTCTAAGATTTTCTAAGCCGTGCTACCGGCTATATATACCGTTCCTCACAATCATCATGACGCCCATTTTAATACAGGAAAGGCCAGCATTCTATGAAGCATTCTTTGTACAATCCACTGCCAATATAATGTTCCACTGTTTGCTACTTCCTGTGACATCACTCCCTCTTCCTCTGCAGGCCAGGGCCGATTGGACGGTGCTCTGTGCTCGTTCTCCACTGAGGAGAAGCTGGAGTATCTGAGGAACGCGCACGAGGCTGGCGTGAGGAACATCGAGATGGAGTCCACCGTCTTCGCTGCCATGTG encodes:
- the upp2 gene encoding uridine phosphorylase 2 isoform X2 codes for the protein MGVPSISIMLHELIKLLYHARCRDVILFRIGTSGGIGLAPGTVVITDKAVDSFFRAQFEQVVLGKVIIRSTELDEGVAKELLHCSTELSDFPTVIGNTMCTHDFYEGQGRLDGALCSFSTEEKLEYLRNAHEAGVRNIEMESTVFAAMCRVCNLKAAVICVTLLNRFEGDQISTPHDVLVEYQQRPQVLVAHFIKKQLGLHT